A genomic segment from Micromonospora echinaurantiaca encodes:
- a CDS encoding putative bifunctional diguanylate cyclase/phosphodiesterase, with product MPLPYPSLASLPPAPRRLRRHAADAAGPAVALVLAAWLLLPDPLTGPTRLAVAAALGAPTACALVTLTEAYRYGGVGRCQLVGASSVLGLAVLGAGQQLRVGAADPTAVLLALAVVPPLLLRGLLGARPAPADPPAARASVPAGRAELLRALDALRDAPAPSGALLVVELTGAAEGPGFAVRDDVLTEAFRRARAVLGPRDLLAEPSGAGFAVLTPAGPVLAYALGSRLLAALTQPYQVPGAVLRLRASIGLAEVAGSGPEDVLRQADLARRRAVQLGRDRVEWYDAYLEEQLVRRLDLERELPGALARGELDLVYQPVIGLADRLPVGAEALLRWRSPVFGTVLPAELLPVAEDLGLVGEVGCWVLERACRQLAAWSTGGRELWMAINVSVPELVSPDFVPRTAAVLDAFGVPPDRLVVEVAEPRVGAELPTVVARLAGLRSLGIRTALDDFRAEHASLAQLRRLPIDLLKVGPELVDPADPERPLIDVVVNVGDRLGLEIVAEELESAAHVDGACRAGCRYGQGFALARPATAERVEAYFEEFPSAFR from the coding sequence GCTGGTCCTCGCCGCCTGGCTGCTGCTGCCCGACCCGCTCACCGGCCCGACCCGGCTCGCCGTGGCGGCGGCCCTCGGCGCGCCGACCGCCTGCGCGCTCGTCACGCTGACCGAGGCTTACCGGTACGGCGGAGTGGGACGCTGTCAACTGGTCGGTGCGTCCAGCGTGCTCGGGCTGGCCGTGCTGGGCGCCGGGCAGCAGCTCCGCGTCGGCGCGGCGGACCCGACGGCCGTCCTGCTCGCGCTCGCGGTGGTGCCGCCGCTGCTGCTCCGCGGACTGCTCGGTGCCCGGCCGGCCCCGGCCGATCCGCCGGCCGCCCGCGCGTCGGTGCCGGCCGGCCGGGCGGAACTGCTGCGTGCCCTCGACGCGCTGCGGGACGCGCCCGCGCCGTCCGGGGCGCTGCTGGTCGTCGAACTGACCGGCGCCGCCGAGGGGCCCGGGTTCGCGGTCCGCGACGACGTGCTGACCGAGGCGTTCCGCCGGGCCCGCGCGGTGCTCGGCCCCCGGGACCTGCTCGCCGAGCCGAGCGGCGCCGGGTTCGCCGTGCTCACCCCCGCCGGACCGGTTCTGGCGTACGCGCTGGGCAGCCGGTTGCTGGCCGCGCTCACCCAGCCCTACCAGGTGCCCGGGGCGGTGCTGCGGCTGCGGGCGAGCATCGGGCTGGCCGAGGTCGCCGGATCCGGGCCGGAGGACGTGCTGCGCCAGGCCGACCTGGCCCGGCGGCGGGCCGTCCAGCTCGGCCGGGACCGGGTCGAGTGGTACGACGCCTACCTGGAGGAACAGCTGGTCCGCCGGCTGGACCTGGAGCGGGAGCTGCCGGGGGCGCTCGCCCGGGGCGAGCTGGACCTGGTCTACCAGCCGGTGATCGGGCTGGCCGACCGGCTGCCGGTGGGCGCGGAGGCGCTGCTGCGCTGGCGCAGCCCGGTCTTCGGCACGGTCCTGCCGGCCGAGCTGCTGCCGGTGGCCGAGGACCTGGGCCTCGTCGGCGAGGTGGGCTGCTGGGTGCTGGAGCGGGCCTGCCGCCAGCTCGCCGCCTGGTCCACCGGCGGCCGGGAGCTCTGGATGGCGATCAACGTCAGCGTTCCCGAACTCGTCTCGCCGGACTTCGTGCCGCGCACCGCGGCGGTGCTCGACGCGTTCGGGGTGCCGCCGGACCGGTTGGTGGTCGAGGTGGCCGAGCCGCGGGTGGGCGCCGAGCTGCCGACCGTGGTGGCCCGGCTGGCCGGGTTGCGGTCGCTCGGCATCCGGACCGCCCTGGACGACTTCCGGGCCGAGCACGCCTCGCTCGCCCAGCTGCGCCGGCTGCCGATCGACCTGCTGAAGGTCGGCCCGGAGCTGGTCGACCCGGCGGATCCGGAGCGTCCGCTGATCGACGTGGTGGTGAACGTGGGCGACCGGCTGGGGCTGGAGATCGTCGCCGAGGAGCTGGAGTCGGCAGCCCACGTCGACGGCGCGTGCCGGGCCGGCTGCCGGTACGGCCAGGGGTTCGCGCTGGCCCGGCCGGCCACCGCCGAGCGGGTCGAGGCGTACTTCGAGGAGTTCCCGTCCGCGTTCCGCTGA